Proteins encoded together in one Chitinophaga sp. LS1 window:
- a CDS encoding Gfo/Idh/MocA family oxidoreductase, with translation MQKKEFHSGRRDFVKQSSLLAGGLLTLPLISQANFFSGANDVIKIAMIGCGGRGTGAAVQALSTKQNVQLVAMADAFADRLNESYENIKGEVGDKPGRLNVKEEHKFVGFDAYLKAIPLADVVILATPPGFRPIHFEEAVKQGKHIFMEKPVATDPAGIRRVLAAAEIAKAKKLNVVVGLQRRYQNSYRELYKRAQDGIIGDITSMNVWWNQGALWVKPRKPEYTEMEYQMRNWYYFNWLCGDHIVEQHIHNIDVGNWFMNDYPVTAVGMGGRQVRTGKEYGEIYDHHAVEYRFANGVAMNSQCRHWKDSASRVDEEITGTKGRIICDRAVIQDHKGKVLYRFDKKQENQPYQSEHDELFDAVARGVYKYQDAERAAKTTLTAIIGRLATYSGQIIPFDQALKLDLNLQPAAYAFDAKPQLLPDADGNYPVAKPGATRYV, from the coding sequence ATGCAAAAAAAAGAATTCCACTCAGGTCGTCGTGACTTTGTCAAACAATCCTCGCTTTTGGCAGGAGGACTGTTAACCCTGCCTTTAATCAGTCAGGCCAATTTTTTCTCAGGCGCCAATGACGTCATTAAGATCGCTATGATCGGTTGCGGAGGCCGTGGCACAGGTGCCGCTGTGCAGGCACTGAGCACAAAACAGAATGTACAACTGGTGGCAATGGCCGATGCTTTTGCTGACCGGTTGAACGAAAGCTATGAAAATATAAAAGGAGAGGTAGGTGATAAACCTGGCCGATTGAATGTAAAAGAGGAACATAAGTTCGTCGGCTTCGATGCTTACCTGAAAGCGATTCCACTGGCCGATGTGGTGATACTCGCTACCCCTCCGGGTTTCAGACCTATTCACTTTGAAGAAGCAGTAAAGCAGGGCAAGCATATTTTCATGGAAAAGCCCGTAGCTACTGATCCCGCAGGTATCAGGAGAGTATTGGCCGCTGCTGAAATAGCGAAGGCAAAGAAACTGAATGTGGTAGTTGGGTTACAACGCCGCTATCAGAACTCTTACAGAGAGTTGTATAAACGTGCGCAGGACGGTATCATCGGGGATATTACTTCGATGAATGTATGGTGGAACCAGGGTGCGCTGTGGGTAAAACCCCGCAAACCGGAATATACAGAGATGGAGTACCAGATGCGTAACTGGTATTATTTCAATTGGCTCTGTGGCGATCATATTGTAGAGCAACATATTCACAATATTGATGTGGGCAACTGGTTTATGAATGATTACCCGGTTACCGCAGTAGGTATGGGTGGGCGCCAGGTACGCACAGGCAAAGAGTATGGTGAAATATACGATCACCATGCAGTAGAGTATCGCTTTGCAAATGGCGTGGCAATGAATAGTCAGTGCCGTCACTGGAAAGATAGCGCCAGTCGAGTAGATGAAGAGATCACAGGTACCAAAGGCCGCATCATCTGCGATAGGGCGGTGATACAGGATCACAAAGGAAAGGTGCTGTACCGGTTCGATAAGAAACAGGAGAACCAGCCATACCAGTCAGAGCATGATGAACTCTTTGATGCAGTAGCACGCGGTGTGTACAAATACCAGGATGCAGAGCGGGCTGCAAAGACAACGCTCACGGCTATCATTGGTAGACTGGCTACTTACTCCGGGCAGATCATTCCTTTTGATCAGGCATTGAAGCTGGACCTGAACTTACAACCAGCCGCCTACGCATTTGATGCAAAGCCGCAATTACTGCCGGATGCAGACGGGAATTATCCTGTAGCAAAACCAGGTGCTACCAGGTACGTTTAA
- a CDS encoding D-alanyl-D-alanine carboxypeptidase/D-alanyl-D-alanine-endopeptidase, translating to MLLFYLQQPVFSQYTKIQTWSEKELLVSKALRQANVGISIYEPATNKYWYNYQEDHYFTPASNMKIFSLYTGMLLLGDSLPAIKYLDTDSVLYVQGTGDPAFLHPDYTWQPVFHLLQQTNKKIKIVPAINENARYGYGWSWNDYADYYQSELNEWPMYGNVARLRHHGDSLYIIPKMYELTTSKDNKLTKLEVKRDERSNRFSMGYNGNEYQPEEEEVPFITGGLEDLAVRLQDTLHKQVYIAPQAPAGLQLLYSIPADSLFLPMMHRSDNFFAEQTLMMCAGKLFDTISTRHMIRYMLDHYLKELPDTPNWADGSGLSRYNLFSPRDFVYVLSNMYKTYPTARLYSLFATGGKGTLKNYYKEQFVHAKTGTLTGVVALSGYLVTKKNKTLVFSVLVNNHNNSATAVRREVEHFLTRVYESY from the coding sequence ATGTTGCTGTTCTATTTGCAACAACCCGTGTTTTCACAGTACACTAAAATTCAAACCTGGTCAGAAAAAGAATTGCTTGTCAGCAAGGCGTTGAGACAGGCGAATGTAGGCATCAGCATTTATGAACCGGCTACTAATAAATACTGGTACAACTACCAGGAAGATCACTACTTCACGCCGGCTTCCAACATGAAAATATTTTCCCTGTATACCGGTATGTTACTGCTGGGAGATTCTCTGCCTGCCATCAAATACCTGGATACTGATTCTGTGTTGTATGTACAGGGCACCGGGGATCCTGCCTTTTTGCATCCTGACTACACGTGGCAACCGGTCTTCCATTTGCTGCAGCAAACCAATAAGAAAATAAAAATTGTTCCGGCCATCAACGAGAATGCCCGCTATGGTTATGGCTGGTCATGGAATGATTATGCAGATTATTACCAGTCAGAACTGAATGAATGGCCCATGTATGGCAATGTAGCGAGACTGCGCCATCATGGCGACAGCTTATATATTATTCCAAAAATGTACGAGCTCACAACCAGCAAGGATAATAAACTCACTAAGCTGGAAGTAAAAAGAGATGAACGTAGTAACCGCTTCTCTATGGGTTATAACGGTAATGAATATCAACCGGAAGAAGAGGAAGTGCCTTTCATCACAGGTGGGTTGGAAGACCTGGCGGTCCGTTTGCAGGATACACTGCATAAGCAGGTTTACATTGCTCCCCAGGCGCCAGCAGGATTGCAGCTGCTGTATAGTATTCCGGCAGATTCTCTCTTCCTGCCTATGATGCACAGAAGCGACAATTTCTTTGCAGAGCAAACGCTCATGATGTGTGCGGGTAAACTCTTTGATACGATCAGTACCAGGCACATGATCCGCTATATGCTGGATCACTATTTAAAAGAATTGCCTGATACCCCTAACTGGGCGGATGGTAGTGGTTTATCCCGTTACAACCTGTTCTCTCCGAGAGACTTCGTGTATGTACTTTCCAACATGTACAAAACATATCCTACCGCACGTCTTTACAGCCTGTTTGCAACAGGAGGAAAAGGTACGTTGAAGAACTATTACAAAGAGCAGTTTGTACATGCAAAAACCGGTACACTGACAGGCGTTGTGGCACTGAGTGGATACCTCGTAACTAAGAAAAATAAGACACTGGTATTCAGTGTGCTTGTCAACAATCACAACAACAGCGCCACTGCCGTACGAAGGGAAGTCGAACATTTCCTGACGCGGGTATATGAGAGCTATTGA
- a CDS encoding Gfo/Idh/MocA family oxidoreductase, giving the protein MVHEKNTPGSQVSRRSFLKDGALAAAGFMIVPRHVLGGKGFIAPSDRLRVAGIGVGGKGESDLEEIAKGPSDIAYLCDVDTRRAANSVKRFPKAKFYKDFREMLDKEHKNIDAVTVSTPDHQHAVAAMAAMQLGKHVYVQKPLTHDIYEARMLAEAAKKYKVVTQMGNQGSSGDGVRQLREWYDAGTIGDVHTVYCYTDRPVWPQGIPWSDMKAPVPAELDWDLWLGTAPYKDYIDKLVPFNWRGWWDYGTGALGDMGCHIIEPPFRILGLGSPKSVECSVGSVYVDEFKRGYFPESCPPSSHVILKFENHKGKEVTLHWMDGGIQPERPEELGPNEIMGDGGNGAIFIGSKGKMMCGTYGRDPKLLPTSRTEQVKVPQKYARVPEGHYVQWVNAAIAGYNSDKDKAISSPFSIAGPLTEALLMANLAIRSFDIRKEENGKTTYPGRYVKLLWDNKNMKVTNFDEANQFVKRTYRQGWSLGV; this is encoded by the coding sequence ATGGTCCACGAAAAAAACACCCCGGGAAGTCAGGTCTCCCGGCGATCGTTCCTGAAAGATGGCGCACTTGCCGCTGCTGGATTTATGATCGTGCCTCGGCATGTATTAGGAGGGAAAGGCTTCATTGCACCCAGTGACCGTCTGCGTGTTGCCGGTATTGGTGTTGGCGGAAAAGGAGAAAGCGATCTGGAGGAAATAGCAAAAGGTCCTTCTGACATTGCCTATCTCTGCGATGTAGACACCCGTCGTGCAGCAAATAGTGTAAAGCGCTTTCCAAAGGCTAAGTTTTACAAAGACTTCAGAGAGATGCTCGATAAGGAGCATAAGAACATAGATGCAGTGACGGTATCCACACCAGATCACCAGCATGCTGTTGCTGCTATGGCTGCCATGCAGCTGGGCAAACACGTTTACGTGCAAAAGCCCCTCACCCACGACATCTACGAAGCACGCATGCTTGCCGAAGCAGCTAAAAAGTACAAAGTGGTGACCCAGATGGGAAATCAGGGTTCCAGCGGCGATGGCGTACGCCAACTGCGTGAATGGTACGATGCCGGCACTATTGGCGATGTACATACCGTATATTGCTATACCGACAGGCCAGTATGGCCACAAGGTATTCCCTGGTCAGATATGAAAGCACCTGTTCCGGCAGAACTGGATTGGGACCTGTGGTTAGGTACTGCTCCTTACAAAGATTACATTGATAAACTCGTTCCGTTCAACTGGCGTGGCTGGTGGGATTATGGTACCGGGGCCCTCGGCGATATGGGTTGCCACATCATCGAACCTCCATTCCGTATACTGGGCCTGGGTTCTCCCAAGTCAGTAGAGTGTAGTGTAGGTAGCGTATATGTTGATGAATTCAAGAGAGGCTATTTCCCTGAAAGCTGCCCTCCATCATCTCACGTGATCCTGAAATTTGAAAATCACAAAGGCAAGGAAGTAACCCTCCACTGGATGGACGGTGGTATCCAGCCTGAAAGGCCGGAAGAACTGGGACCTAATGAAATTATGGGCGACGGTGGTAACGGCGCTATCTTCATCGGTTCGAAAGGTAAAATGATGTGTGGTACTTATGGCCGCGATCCTAAATTGCTGCCAACCAGCCGCACAGAACAGGTGAAGGTGCCACAGAAATATGCACGCGTACCGGAAGGTCACTATGTACAGTGGGTAAATGCTGCCATCGCTGGTTATAACAGTGATAAGGACAAGGCGATCTCCTCTCCTTTCTCTATTGCAGGGCCGCTCACGGAAGCATTGCTGATGGCCAACCTGGCAATCAGAAGCTTTGACATCCGCAAGGAAGAAAATGGTAAAACTACCTATCCCGGCCGCTATGTAAAACTGCTCTGGGATAATAAAAATATGAAGGTGACCAACTTTGACGAGGCAAATCAGTTCGTAAAAAGAACTTATCGTCAGGGATGGAGCCTGGGAGTATAA
- a CDS encoding gluconokinase — MAYIIGVDIGTSSAKVIAVKEDGSVMAHCQQEYTILQSKPGYSEQDPAFILAAVKNGIRSVATIMRAAPAAISFSSAMHSVMIMSEQGEALTPLIIWADNRSEQVADKLRGTAQGKKIYEQTGTPIHAMSPLCKIMWWKENEPELYKQAACFVGIKEYIFYHFFGRYITDHSIASATGLFNIHELRWNTDSLTLAGITAQQLPEAVSSDTIITGVDPVIAAELNIPVDTQFIAGASDGCLAQLGSNALDAGHASLTIGTSGAVRMTIPNAMTDQHNRLFTYILTPGHFVIGGAINNGGVLLQWYLDKFLQTGIHIDAGLQQAFATPAGAEGVICLPYLHGERAPVWDGHAKGAFIGIQPQHTQWHFMRAMLEGMAYGLLSITKALEETTGEVKKISVSGGFTASKEWVQLLADIFQQPMYMTKESDASAMGAVMLAAGAINLKITHTAQEEIVFEPDTNKAELYQKAYDVYIKLYEALKPVFPIM, encoded by the coding sequence ATGGCATACATCATCGGAGTAGATATAGGAACCAGCAGTGCCAAAGTGATTGCAGTAAAGGAAGATGGGAGCGTAATGGCACACTGCCAGCAGGAATACACTATCCTGCAATCCAAACCTGGATATAGTGAACAGGACCCTGCTTTTATTCTGGCTGCTGTGAAAAATGGGATCAGAAGCGTCGCCACTATAATGAGGGCGGCGCCGGCTGCTATATCTTTCAGTAGTGCCATGCACAGCGTGATGATCATGTCGGAACAGGGAGAAGCCCTGACCCCACTAATCATCTGGGCCGACAACAGGAGTGAGCAGGTGGCAGACAAGCTGAGAGGCACCGCGCAGGGAAAGAAAATTTATGAACAGACAGGTACGCCTATCCATGCCATGAGTCCACTCTGCAAGATCATGTGGTGGAAGGAAAATGAACCGGAATTATACAAACAGGCTGCCTGTTTTGTCGGCATCAAAGAGTACATCTTCTATCATTTCTTTGGCAGGTACATCACCGATCATTCCATTGCCTCTGCTACGGGGCTTTTTAATATTCACGAATTGCGCTGGAATACGGATTCGCTCACACTGGCCGGCATCACAGCACAGCAACTGCCGGAAGCGGTGAGCAGCGATACCATCATCACTGGCGTAGACCCAGTCATTGCAGCAGAGTTGAATATCCCAGTAGATACACAGTTCATAGCCGGCGCCAGTGATGGCTGTCTGGCACAGCTGGGCAGCAATGCCCTCGATGCAGGCCATGCCTCACTGACCATCGGCACCAGTGGCGCCGTGAGAATGACCATACCCAATGCCATGACGGATCAGCATAACCGGTTGTTTACTTACATTCTGACCCCGGGGCATTTTGTAATAGGAGGTGCTATTAATAATGGAGGTGTATTGCTTCAATGGTACCTGGATAAATTTCTGCAGACAGGTATACATATAGACGCCGGTTTACAACAGGCTTTTGCAACCCCTGCGGGTGCAGAAGGTGTGATCTGCCTGCCGTATCTGCATGGTGAACGGGCGCCTGTATGGGATGGACATGCAAAGGGAGCTTTTATTGGGATACAACCGCAGCATACCCAATGGCATTTTATGAGAGCGATGCTGGAAGGGATGGCTTATGGTTTACTAAGTATTACCAAAGCTTTGGAAGAAACGACGGGAGAGGTGAAGAAGATCTCTGTGAGCGGAGGGTTTACCGCCTCAAAGGAATGGGTACAACTACTGGCAGATATATTCCAGCAACCTATGTATATGACGAAGGAAAGTGATGCATCTGCGATGGGAGCTGTGATGCTGGCAGCGGGGGCAATAAATTTAAAGATCACCCATACAGCACAGGAGGAAATCGTCTTTGAGCCGGATACGAACAAAGCAGAGCTATATCAAAAAGCGTATGACGTCTATATAAAACTATACGAGGCATTAAAGCCGGTATTCCCTATAATGTAA
- the mutL gene encoding DNA mismatch repair endonuclease MutL has product MANIINLLPDNIANQIAAGEVIQRPASAVKELLENAVDAGATEVQLIIRDAGKELVQVIDNGKGMSEADARMCFERHATSKIQTIEDLFQIRTMGFRGEALASIAAVSQVELKTRMRGTDIGTYIEIDNSAVRKQEACQTAEGTSIAMKNLFFNVPARRNFLKSNAAEMRHIVDEFIRVAMAFPQIQFTLLNNTQQLFYLEKGSLKQRVIAILGQHYNSKLVSVKESTDYMDVHGFVGKPDAAKKTRGDQFFFVNNRFIKSPYLNHAIMTAFADMIPADSFPLYVVFIDLDPGHVDINVHPTKQEIKFDDEKVMYAFVQSAVKHALAQFNVMPTLNFELDPEIQQLDAVSQPFTAERQEQSATSSLYKTFTQANQAHVIDKSSSNLKHWKDLYDIGKSSDSYSREERDEDTQTQPLPAVGFESRSSTASVIDERWQDNTIDQKVPVQVHQQFILSQIKSGFILIDQQAAHERILYERYLRALQETPMPAQQSLFPQTLQLPPADAALISEMLPDLQVLGYDLEPFGNNTFVVRGTPADIQSGNEQASIEGLLEQFKHYSSELKVNKREQLVRSMARNNAIPSGRSLTTKEMQNIIDELFACAMPNAAPGGKYTYISFKLTDLAKMFGG; this is encoded by the coding sequence GTGGCGAACATTATCAATCTATTACCAGACAACATAGCCAATCAAATCGCAGCAGGTGAGGTGATCCAACGGCCAGCTTCAGCAGTGAAAGAACTGCTGGAAAATGCGGTGGACGCTGGTGCAACGGAAGTTCAACTAATCATCCGGGATGCCGGAAAGGAACTGGTACAGGTAATTGATAATGGTAAAGGAATGAGTGAAGCAGATGCCCGCATGTGTTTCGAGAGGCATGCCACCTCTAAAATCCAGACCATTGAAGACTTGTTCCAGATCAGGACGATGGGATTCCGGGGTGAAGCATTGGCTTCAATTGCTGCCGTATCGCAGGTCGAACTAAAGACCCGTATGCGCGGTACAGACATAGGTACTTATATCGAGATCGACAATAGTGCCGTCAGGAAACAGGAAGCCTGCCAAACGGCGGAAGGGACTTCTATTGCAATGAAGAACCTGTTCTTCAACGTACCAGCCCGACGTAACTTCCTGAAAAGCAATGCTGCCGAGATGAGACACATCGTAGATGAGTTCATCCGGGTAGCCATGGCTTTTCCACAAATCCAGTTTACACTCCTGAACAATACACAACAGCTCTTCTACCTTGAAAAAGGATCCCTGAAGCAGCGTGTCATTGCCATCCTCGGCCAGCACTACAATTCAAAGCTGGTGAGTGTAAAGGAAAGTACCGACTACATGGACGTTCACGGGTTCGTAGGTAAACCGGATGCAGCCAAGAAGACCAGGGGCGACCAGTTCTTCTTTGTCAACAACCGCTTTATCAAGAGTCCTTATCTGAACCATGCGATCATGACGGCCTTTGCCGATATGATCCCGGCAGATAGCTTTCCATTGTACGTTGTATTTATAGACCTCGATCCGGGGCATGTGGATATCAACGTACATCCAACCAAACAGGAAATCAAATTCGACGACGAGAAGGTGATGTATGCATTTGTACAGTCAGCTGTCAAGCACGCACTGGCACAATTCAATGTGATGCCCACCCTCAACTTCGAACTGGATCCCGAAATACAGCAACTGGATGCCGTGAGCCAGCCATTTACCGCTGAGCGCCAGGAACAGTCCGCAACTTCCTCCCTGTACAAGACGTTTACCCAGGCCAATCAGGCACATGTGATCGATAAGAGCAGCAGTAACCTGAAGCACTGGAAAGACCTCTACGATATTGGCAAATCCTCCGATTCTTATAGCAGAGAAGAGCGTGATGAAGACACCCAGACACAGCCTTTACCAGCTGTGGGCTTCGAAAGCAGGTCATCTACCGCCTCTGTGATTGACGAACGCTGGCAGGACAATACCATCGATCAGAAAGTACCCGTACAGGTACATCAGCAGTTCATCCTCTCGCAGATCAAGTCAGGCTTTATCCTGATCGATCAGCAGGCTGCACATGAGCGCATTCTCTATGAACGCTACCTCCGTGCATTGCAGGAAACGCCGATGCCAGCCCAGCAAAGCCTGTTCCCACAGACCTTGCAACTGCCACCTGCCGATGCTGCCCTGATCAGCGAAATGCTCCCTGACCTGCAGGTACTGGGCTACGACCTGGAACCATTTGGCAACAATACCTTTGTAGTAAGAGGTACCCCTGCCGATATCCAGAGCGGAAACGAACAGGCTAGTATCGAAGGGCTGCTGGAACAATTCAAACACTATAGCAGTGAGCTGAAGGTGAACAAACGGGAACAACTCGTGAGATCGATGGCGAGAAACAATGCGATCCCTTCCGGCAGATCATTGACCACAAAAGAAATGCAGAATATTATAGATGAGCTTTTTGCCTGTGCAATGCCAAATGCAGCACCCGGCGGGAAGTACACTTATATATCATTTAAACTAACGGACCTCGCTAAGATGTTCGGCGGTTGA
- the msrB gene encoding peptide-methionine (R)-S-oxide reductase MsrB, translated as MEDEKKSDVYSRTDTNKVSLTNEEWQKRLTSEVYHIAREKGTEWAFTGKYWNSKDNGTYYCAACGNPLFISDAKFESSCGWPSFFEPVTKGSVIYAPDNSHGMHRTEVMCGRCKAHLGHVFDDGPPPTGLRYCINSVILDFEDDKQ; from the coding sequence ATGGAAGACGAAAAAAAGAGTGATGTATATTCCCGGACGGATACCAACAAGGTGAGTCTGACTAACGAAGAATGGCAAAAACGCTTAACTTCCGAAGTGTACCACATCGCAAGAGAGAAAGGCACAGAATGGGCTTTTACAGGAAAATACTGGAATTCAAAAGATAATGGCACTTACTATTGTGCTGCCTGCGGCAACCCTCTGTTCATATCCGATGCCAAGTTTGAGAGCAGCTGCGGCTGGCCCAGCTTTTTTGAGCCGGTTACTAAAGGCAGCGTGATCTATGCACCGGACAACTCTCACGGTATGCACCGGACAGAAGTCATGTGTGGTCGCTGCAAAGCTCACCTCGGACACGTATTTGACGACGGTCCCCCACCAACAGGCTTACGCTATTGCATTAATTCTGTCATCCTCGACTTCGAAGACGACAAGCAGTAA
- a CDS encoding YciI family protein, with amino-acid sequence MYLILLQYIRPVAAIEHYMEQHRAFLDKYYKSGKFILAGRRKPKSGGLIICKAGSRKEVEEIMSEDPLDKFQLALYEIIEFEPTSYVNELQPYLS; translated from the coding sequence ATGTACCTCATCCTGTTACAATATATCAGACCTGTCGCTGCCATAGAACACTATATGGAGCAGCATAGAGCATTTCTAGACAAATACTACAAGAGTGGTAAATTCATTTTGGCAGGTCGCAGGAAACCTAAATCCGGTGGCCTGATCATATGTAAAGCCGGGAGCCGCAAAGAAGTGGAAGAAATCATGAGCGAAGATCCGTTGGATAAATTCCAGCTGGCGCTGTATGAAATCATCGAGTTCGAGCCTACATCCTATGTCAACGAGTTGCAGCCTTATTTGTCGTAG
- a CDS encoding DUF4836 family protein: MTKMFSKVLLTAVTAAVMLSACSKVPDQSKYIPKTAGVVLSINSKQITNKLVTNGLTMEKMFSALQDQDTSNPAMKAWKDAENSGVDLQNNFFVSVVFNNSQQSYVTLTGGLKDAGKFEAYLKKNLPNFTMKKKDDFQYVWEADQDAVIGWTKETVIYIRGVDANKLKNGGLPGGMPGGIPGGGFDEDEDDSSAVDSAVATQVRFQTPDAEATWVAEADHLFHLKKDESAADISAFHDLLKNNADLSVYVNPEPMYASQGAAIPANLKKLLEGSYYTGGVNFEKGKVVMEGVSYAGKDLSDIYKKYGKTEADVKLLEQYPSDNILGFMVYGFDFRMLGDIVKATGLDGMANISLRMYSGNQNLTLDDILNAFNGQMFFAASDLNVRKAPSTIVTGDSVTRTDLKWVFAMKVGDKAAFDKVISTPALQTFVTKKGDKYVLADMMQQPGMPALSIDDKLIAVANDQPTLDAYLGGKGKAGGLDNSFVSKIKGNPMGAYINFEKIAAAIPVNDIPANGQAIAGQVKDLLKDATAVTHPFDGKSQRSEVVLNFKKDENSLVQLVNLGTNVARIVHDEKKVDTSVVY; the protein is encoded by the coding sequence ATGACAAAGATGTTTTCCAAAGTTTTGTTAACTGCTGTAACAGCGGCAGTTATGTTGTCTGCATGTTCGAAGGTTCCTGATCAAAGCAAATATATCCCCAAAACCGCAGGCGTAGTGCTGAGCATCAATAGCAAGCAGATCACGAATAAACTGGTGACCAATGGTCTTACTATGGAGAAAATGTTTTCCGCATTGCAGGACCAGGATACCAGCAACCCTGCTATGAAAGCATGGAAAGATGCAGAAAACTCGGGTGTAGACCTGCAGAATAATTTCTTCGTATCGGTTGTATTCAACAATAGCCAACAGTCTTACGTAACCCTCACCGGTGGACTGAAAGACGCTGGCAAGTTCGAAGCTTACCTGAAAAAGAACCTCCCGAACTTCACCATGAAAAAGAAAGATGACTTCCAGTACGTTTGGGAAGCTGATCAGGATGCTGTGATCGGCTGGACCAAAGAAACTGTGATCTATATCCGTGGTGTGGATGCCAACAAACTGAAGAATGGTGGTCTTCCGGGTGGTATGCCAGGTGGCATTCCAGGCGGTGGTTTCGATGAGGATGAGGACGACAGCAGTGCTGTAGACAGCGCTGTAGCGACCCAGGTTCGTTTCCAGACACCTGATGCCGAAGCTACCTGGGTAGCAGAAGCTGATCACCTCTTCCACCTGAAGAAAGATGAATCGGCTGCAGACATCTCTGCATTTCATGACCTGCTCAAGAACAATGCTGACCTGAGCGTATATGTAAATCCAGAACCCATGTATGCTTCACAGGGTGCAGCAATTCCTGCAAACCTGAAGAAACTGCTGGAAGGGAGCTACTATACCGGTGGCGTAAACTTCGAGAAAGGTAAAGTAGTGATGGAAGGTGTATCATATGCAGGCAAAGACCTGTCTGATATCTACAAGAAATATGGTAAAACAGAAGCAGACGTGAAGCTGCTGGAACAATATCCTTCTGACAATATCCTTGGCTTTATGGTATACGGTTTCGACTTCCGTATGCTGGGCGATATCGTAAAGGCAACTGGTCTGGATGGTATGGCGAATATTAGTCTCCGTATGTACTCCGGTAATCAGAACCTGACACTGGATGATATCCTGAACGCCTTCAACGGTCAGATGTTCTTTGCAGCTTCTGACCTGAATGTTAGAAAAGCACCAAGCACCATTGTAACAGGTGACTCTGTAACCAGAACTGATCTGAAATGGGTGTTTGCGATGAAAGTAGGCGATAAGGCTGCTTTTGACAAAGTAATAAGCACACCTGCCCTGCAGACATTCGTGACCAAAAAAGGTGATAAATATGTACTGGCAGACATGATGCAGCAACCAGGTATGCCTGCCCTGTCTATCGACGATAAACTGATTGCTGTAGCTAACGACCAGCCTACACTGGATGCTTACCTGGGTGGTAAAGGCAAAGCCGGTGGTCTGGACAATAGCTTTGTAAGCAAGATCAAAGGCAACCCAATGGGAGCTTATATCAACTTCGAAAAGATTGCAGCTGCGATTCCGGTAAACGATATTCCTGCAAATGGTCAGGCAATCGCCGGTCAGGTAAAAGATCTGCTGAAAGATGCAACTGCTGTTACCCATCCTTTCGATGGTAAGTCACAGCGTTCTGAAGTAGTACTGAACTTCAAAAAGGATGAGAATAGCCTGGTTCAACTGGTGAATCTTGGTACCAATGTAGCCAGGATCGTACATGATGAAAAGAAGGTAGATACATCTGTAGTATACTAA
- a CDS encoding ATP-binding cassette domain-containing protein, producing MQLQLENLVPIPLRDKILQRNSDIWNQAVTFTPGSFVKIKAPSGTGKTTLVHYLYNIRNDYTGRVLVDGQSWDAYNKDQIARMRQQQVSVVFQDLRIFEQLTAQENIELKRVMLPNPYCTAEKVAEMAARLSVSHILSQSGKTLSYGERQRIAIIRALVQPFEWLMMDEPFSHLDDENAQKAADLIAEECRARNAGFILTDLDNDNRFAYDIHFNL from the coding sequence ATGCAGTTACAATTAGAAAATCTGGTTCCCATTCCTCTCAGGGATAAAATCCTGCAGCGCAATTCGGACATCTGGAATCAGGCCGTTACATTCACGCCCGGTAGTTTTGTCAAAATCAAGGCACCATCGGGCACAGGCAAGACAACCCTGGTCCACTACCTGTACAACATCCGGAACGACTATACCGGCAGGGTGCTGGTAGATGGCCAATCCTGGGATGCCTACAACAAAGACCAGATAGCCCGTATGCGTCAGCAGCAGGTCAGCGTCGTCTTCCAGGACCTCCGCATCTTCGAACAACTCACCGCACAGGAAAATATAGAGCTCAAAAGAGTGATGCTACCCAATCCATACTGTACCGCCGAAAAGGTGGCAGAAATGGCAGCCCGCCTGAGCGTATCGCACATCCTGAGCCAAAGCGGCAAAACACTCTCTTACGGAGAACGTCAGCGTATCGCCATCATCCGTGCACTGGTACAACCATTCGAATGGCTCATGATGGATGAACCCTTCAGCCACCTGGACGATGAGAATGCACAAAAGGCTGCTGATCTGATCGCAGAAGAATGCCGCGCCCGCAACGCCGGATTTATTTTAACAGACCTGGACAATGACAACAGGTTTGCCTACGACATACATTTCAATCTATGA